One genomic window of Solanum stenotomum isolate F172 chromosome 9, ASM1918654v1, whole genome shotgun sequence includes the following:
- the LOC125876302 gene encoding uncharacterized protein LOC125876302 — protein sequence MGHFIKQVVCILFLVISTPFVQIEARNSKFMIIPTSPSPAPTPISNEISFPPFSSLSPTSSPTPAPTPDFNDFGFPPLSSLSPTPSPGGDDQDPGLPTPAGAPEEGDIEAPAPLLSDTPYGLYGPHSQKVPSTTLTNFDHDVETQTPAKEFQGARFNTDESYNNNNNNGYSDNYNYDSHSDNNNGYSENNNNNNGYSQNYNNNNNDFSETYNNNNDNAVFSENYNNNINHNNNDFSEKYNNNDVFSENYNNNNNDFSEKYNNKGYSENYNNNNDNSYSKNYNNNNNGFSENYNNNNGFSENYNNNDFSENYNNNNVFSENYNNNGYSNSYNNNNGYSENMSERQGLSDTRFLNNGKYYYDNDHASSYNNNANMVERQGLSDTRFSDNGNYFYGKNGEKMTTEEFKRQQDYPGTEDQYELP from the coding sequence ATGGGGCATTTCATCAAGCAAGTGGTGTGCATTTTGTTCTTGGTGATTTCAACTCCATTTGTGCAAATTGAAGCTAGAAATAGCAAGTTTATGATCATTCCTACATCTCCTTCACCTGCTCCTACTCCGATTTCTAATGAAATTAGTTTTCCCCCTTTTTCATCGTTAAGTCCAACTTCGTCACCAACACCAGCACCAACACCGGACTTTAATGATTTTGGATTTCCTCCTTTGTCGTCTTTAAGTCCAACACCATCACCAGGAGGGGATGATCAAGATCCTGGCTTGCCAACACCGGCGGGGGCACCAGAGGAAGGTGACATTGAAGCACCAGCACCACTTTTGAGTGACACTCCTTATGGACTTTATGGTCCTCATTCTCAGAAAGTTCCTTCTACTACTCTCACAAATTTTGATCATGATGTAGAAACTCAAACTCCTGCCAAGGAATTCCAAGGTGCCCGTTTCAACACGGACGAGtcctacaacaacaacaataacaatggATACTCTGATAATTACAACTACGATAGCCACTCGgacaacaataatggctactctgagaacaacaacaacaacaatggcTATTCCcaaaattacaacaacaacaacaatgattTCTCTGAGacttacaacaacaacaacgacaaTGCTGTTTTCTCGGagaattacaacaacaacatcaaccaCAACAACAATGATTTCTCCGagaaatacaacaacaatgatGTTTTCTCGGagaattacaacaacaacaacaatgattTCTCCGAGAAATACAACAACAAAGGCTACTCTGagaattacaacaacaacaacgacaaTAGCTACTCCAagaattacaacaacaacaacaatgggTTCTCCGagaattacaacaacaacaatggtTTCTCTGAGAATTACAACAACAATGACTTCTCTGagaattacaacaacaacaatgttTTCTCTGAGAATTACAACAACAACGGTTACTCCAAtagttacaacaacaacaatggaTACTCTGAGAATATGTCAGAGAGGCAAGGATTAAGCGACACAAGATTCTTGAACAATGGCAAGTACTACTATGACAACGATCATGCTAGCAGCTACAATAACAATGCGAATATGGTGGAAAGACAAGGATTGAGTGACACAAGATTTTCGGACAATGGCAACTACTTTTATGGTAAAAATGGTGAGAAAATGACCACGGAAGAGTTCAAAAGACAGCAGGACTATCCAGGCACTGAGGATCAGTATGAACTTCCTTGA